The Glycine soja cultivar W05 chromosome 3, ASM419377v2, whole genome shotgun sequence genome window below encodes:
- the LOC114405793 gene encoding uncharacterized protein LOC114405793, whose amino-acid sequence MGISTRTLEITVISCENLHGVKDDAYVVVRAESLNCCTTRRVKVDDGTKKLLSWNQKFLLDMPMHARSITFEVQCNRFKGSRPLGVARIAASDFLGGAALPENRLQVLSYGLRDWEGKRNGVIHFSVRVAASSKTTEEECLNMKPAVELVVARKGCGDRINVGGKRSNEVAVGVPFWWNYPNII is encoded by the coding sequence ATGGGAATAAGCACACGTACGCTGGAGATCACAGTTATCTCCTGCGAAAACCTCCACGGCGTAAAGGACGACGCGTACGTGGTTGTTCGGGCGGAGTCCTTAAACTGCTGCACCACCAGAAGGGTCAAAGTCGACGACGGCACCAAAAAACTTCTCTCGTGGAACCAGAAGTTCTTGTTGGACATGCCCATGCATGCAAGGTCCATAACCTTCGAAGTGCAATGTAACAGGTTCAAGGGCTCCCGGCCACTCGGGGTTGCCCGAATCGCCGCCTCCGATTTCCTCGGTGGCGCAGCCCTGCCGGAGAATCGGTTGCAGGTGCTGAGTTACGGGCTGAGGGACTGGGAAGGGAAGAGGAATGGGGTCATTCATTTCTCCGTGAGGGTGGCCGCATCGTCGAAGACGACGGAGGAGGAGTGTTTGAATATGAAGCCCGCCGTGGAACTGGTGGTGGCGAGAAAGGGTTGCGGTGATCGAATCAATGTCGGTGGCAAGAGGTCCAATGAAGTTGCTGTTGGTGTTCCGTTTTGGTGGAACTACCCCAACATTATTTAG
- the LOC114405794 gene encoding shaggy-related protein kinase theta-like gives MNMMRRLKSIASGRTSISSDPGGDNNSKRAKFEPETEVKADEKTNTTETICTDQEQLIDTSKETSNVGTSDVSTVARTEKSGFEELPKELNEMKIRDEKSKNNSEKDIEATVVSGNGTETGQIITTAIGGRDGQPKQTISYMAERVVGTGSFGIVFQAKCLETGESVAIKKVLQDRRYKNRELQVMRTVDNSNVVKLKHYFFSTTDKDELYLNLVLEYVPETVYKVSKHYVRMHQHMPIIYVQLYTYQICRALNYLHQVIGVCHRDIKPQNLLVNTQTHQLKICDFGSAKVLVPGEPNISYICSRYYRAPELIFGATEYTTAIDMWSVGCVLAELLLGQPLFPGESGIDQLVEIIKILGTPTREEIRCMNPNYNEFKFPQIKAHPWHKVFHKRMPPEAVDLVSRLLQYSPNLRCTALAACAHPFFDDLRDPNACLPNGRPLPPLFNFTSQELANAPEELRQRLIPEYARS, from the exons ATGAATATGATGCGAAGGTTGAAGAGCATTGCTTCTGGGAGGACTTCCATTTCTTCAGATCCT GGAGGGGATAATAACTCAAAAAGAGCCAAGTTTGAACCAGAAACTGAAGTGAAGGCTGATGAGAAAACAAATACCACTGAGACAATCTGCACAGATCAGGAACAGCTTATAGACACCTCAAAAGAAACTTCCAATGTAGGCACATCTGATGTATCTACAGTAGCTAGAACCGAGAAGTCGGGTTTTGAAGAGCTTCCTAAAgaattaaatgaaatgaaaattagaGATGAGAAAAGCAAAAACAACAGTGAAAAG GATATAGAAGCAACTGTAGTGAGTGGTAATGGAACAGAAACAGGTCAAATAATTACAACTGCCATTGGCGGTCGAGATGGACAACCAAAGCAG ACAATCTCTTACATGGCTGAACGTGTGGTTGGTACTGGTTCTTTTGGTATTGTTTTTCAG GCTAAGTGCCTTGAAACTGGGGAATCTGTTGCCATAAAGAAGGTGTTGCAAGACAGGAGATATAAGAATAGGGAACTCCAGGTTATGCGCACAGTTGACAATTCTAATGTTGTCAAACTAAAGCACTACTTCTTTTCAACTACCGATAAAGATGAGTTGTACCTTAACCTGGTTTTGGAGTATGTACCTGAAACTGTCTACAAAGTTTCAAAACACTATGTTAGGATGCACCAACACATGCCTATCATTTATGTGCAACTGTATACCTACCAG ATATGTCGTGCGTTAAATTATTTACATCAAGTGATTGGTGTTTGTCATCGTGACATCAAACCCCAGAACCTATTG GTAAATACGCAGACACATCAGTTAAAGATATGTGATTTTGGGAGTGCAAAGGTGTTG GTTCCCGGTGAACCCAACATATCGTACATTTGCTCTCGATATTATAGAGCTCCAGAACTTATATTTGGGGCAACTGAATACACAACTGCTATTGATATGTGGTCTGTTGGTTGTGTTTTAGCTGAGCTTCTCCTAGGACAG CCATTGTTTCCTGGAGAGAGTGGGATTGATCAGTTAGTAGAGATCATTAAG ATTTTGGGAACACCCACCAGAGAAGAAATAAGGTGCATGAATCCAAACTACAATGAATTTAAGTTTCCTCAGATCAAAGCTCACCCATGGCACAAG GTTTTTCACAAGAGAATGCCACCTGAAGCCGTGGATCTTGTATCAAGGCTGCTTCAATATTCACCAAATCTACGTTGCACTGCT TTGGCTGCATGTGCTCATCCCTTCTTTGACGATCTGCGGGACCCAAATGCATGCTTGCCGAACGGCCGACCACTACCTCCTTTGTTCAACTTCACATCTCAAG AACTGGCGAATGCACCTGAAGAGTTGCGGCAACGCCTCATTCCTGAGTATGCAAGGAGTTGA